The following are from one region of the Amyelois transitella isolate CPQ chromosome 21, ilAmyTran1.1, whole genome shotgun sequence genome:
- the LOC132903107 gene encoding uncharacterized protein LOC132903107, which translates to MSECGVDKPLNDWFRDYLTGRSYRVRVRDALSAMTAVRCGVPQGSGCGPVSYLMHVNSLSGALQHCTAHMFADDLCMLLAGADLAELLFLVQCDVDAVVEWSHDNGILLNTSKTKYMIIHSPYIDLSKQPSALPITAHSYSCIHNKNIYCTCEPIERVNYITYLGVILV; encoded by the exons ATGAGCGAATGTGGAGTCGACAAGCCACTTAACGACTGGTTCCGCGACTATCTAACCGGGCGCTCATATCGTGTCAGGGTTAGAGATGCGCTCAGCGCGATGACGGCGGTACGCTGCGGGGTACCGCAGGGCTCGGGGTGTGGTCCCGTGAGCTACCTAATGCACGTTAACAGCCTGAGTGGTGCACTGCAGCACTGCACAGCGCACATGTTCGCGGATGACCTCTGCATGCTGCTCGCCGGCGCTGACCTGGCGGAACTCCTATTTTTGGTACAATGTGATGTGGACGCGGTCGTTGAGTGGTCGCACGACAACGGAATTCTATTGAATACctctaaaactaaatatatgaTAATACACTCTCCCTATATTGATCTTTCCAAACAACCATCAGCATTGCCTATAACAGCTCATTCTTATTCCtgtattcataataaaaatatatactgtaCTTGTGAACCCATAGAACGTGTAAATTATATAACCTACCTTGGAGTTATT CTAGTGTAA
- the LOC132903128 gene encoding tigger transposable element-derived protein 1-like, giving the protein MEVALSLWIEDRNQKRVPLSCPLIREKAKRLYAHFKEPDGSGSGECWFNKFKVRQSLHNIKIVGEAASADTAAAERYPEDFANLVADGGYKPEQVFNADETALFWKKMPNKTFISKSEKSAPGFKAAKDRVTQLLCSNASGDCVIKPLMLYRSLNPRALKNQNKDNLPVFWRANKKAWVTSAVFCDWFRNCFVKEVEIYLKNKNLDFKALLVLDNAPGHPRELEAMHPNIKVTFLPPNTTALQSRRVWRFVVFMCLTSAGL; this is encoded by the coding sequence atggAAGTGGCGTTGTCATTATGGATAGAAGACCGCAACCAAAAAAGGGTTCCCCTGAGTTGTCCATTGATCCGGGAGAAGGCAAAGCGTCTTTACGCTCATTTTAAAGAACCTGATGGTAGTGGTAGTGGTGAATGTTggttcaataaatttaaagtaagaCAATCAttgcataacattaaaattgtaGGAGAAGCTGCATCAGCAGATACTGCTGCAGCAGAACGGTATCCAGAAGACTTTGCGAACCTAGTAGCTGATGGAGGATACAAACCTGAGCAAGTATTTAATGCAGACGAAACTGCACTGTTTTGGAAGAAAATGCCGAACAAAACATTCATTTCTAAAAGCGAAAAGTCTGCTCCTGGATTTAAGGCAGCAAAGGATAGAGTTACACAGCTGCTATGTTCTAATGCATCTGGAGATTGTGTCATTAAGCCACTGATGCTTTACAGATCGCTAAATCCACGtgctttaaaaaatcaaaacaaggACAACCTGCCAGTGTTTTGGCGTGCTAATAAGAAAGCGTGGGTAACAAGCGCTGTATTTTGTGACTGGTTTCGGAATTGTTTTGTTAAGGAAGTTGAAATTTACttgaaaaataagaatttagaCTTTAAGGCACTTCTAGTTTTGGACAATGCACCAGGTCATCCTCGCGAACTTGAAGCTATGCATCCAAATATAAAAGTGACATTTTTACCTCCAAACACGACGGCTTTGCAAAGCCGTCGTGTTTGGAGGTTCGTCGTATTCATGTGCTTGACTAGTGCTGGTTTATGA